In Rhizobium jaguaris, a single window of DNA contains:
- the nhaA gene encoding Na+/H+ antiporter NhaA, translating into MSSTQMTGRIQSTLRHFLDNEASGGIVLMAIAVLAIIVANSPADDAYFHILDVYVGPLSLQHWINDALMSVFFLLVGLEIKREMLDGQLSTWSRRILPGAAAAGGMLVPALIYVVFNRGHEAALQGWAIPTATDIAFALGVISLFGRRVPTSLKIFLAALAIIDDLGAVIVIALFYTAKLNVLALAGAAIVIGNLIIFNRMGVKALWPYLALGIALWILVFASGIHATLAGVMLALTIPLKRTPGTPEASHHESPLHRLEHRLHKPVAFAIVPIFGFANAGVSFAGTSLSILAEPLTLGVAVGLVLGKLIGVLGTVAVLVKLDLTDLPAQASWGQMVGTALLCGIGFTMSLFIGLLAFEDPALQDKVKIGILAGSVLAGVAGSILLGLFGRRSARSVATPASE; encoded by the coding sequence ATGTCTTCGACGCAAATGACAGGCCGCATTCAGTCCACCCTTCGCCACTTCCTGGATAACGAGGCATCGGGCGGTATTGTCCTGATGGCAATTGCAGTGCTCGCCATCATCGTCGCCAACTCTCCGGCCGACGATGCCTATTTCCATATTCTCGATGTCTACGTCGGGCCGTTGAGCCTTCAGCACTGGATCAATGACGCGCTGATGAGCGTTTTTTTCCTGCTCGTCGGCTTGGAGATCAAGCGCGAGATGCTGGACGGGCAGCTTTCGACATGGAGCCGGCGGATTCTGCCGGGCGCCGCCGCTGCGGGCGGTATGCTCGTACCGGCGCTGATCTACGTCGTCTTCAACCGCGGGCATGAGGCAGCATTGCAGGGCTGGGCAATCCCAACTGCCACGGACATCGCATTCGCCCTGGGCGTGATCTCGCTCTTCGGTCGACGCGTGCCGACATCGCTCAAGATATTCCTCGCTGCGCTGGCGATCATCGACGACCTCGGTGCCGTCATTGTCATCGCGCTGTTCTACACGGCCAAGCTCAATGTTCTGGCTCTTGCCGGGGCGGCGATCGTGATCGGCAATCTGATCATCTTCAACCGCATGGGTGTCAAGGCGCTGTGGCCATACCTGGCCCTCGGCATCGCTTTGTGGATCCTCGTCTTCGCATCTGGCATCCATGCTACGTTGGCGGGAGTCATGCTTGCATTGACGATCCCCCTCAAGAGAACACCCGGCACGCCTGAGGCCTCACATCATGAATCGCCGTTGCATAGGCTGGAGCACCGCCTTCATAAACCCGTCGCCTTTGCCATCGTCCCGATCTTCGGCTTCGCGAATGCCGGCGTATCCTTTGCCGGCACGTCCCTCTCCATCCTCGCGGAACCTCTCACCCTCGGTGTTGCTGTTGGGCTTGTCCTTGGAAAGCTCATCGGCGTGCTCGGCACTGTTGCGGTGTTGGTGAAACTCGATCTTACGGACCTGCCCGCCCAGGCAAGTTGGGGACAAATGGTTGGAACCGCTCTTCTGTGCGGTATCGGCTTCACCATGAGCCTGTTCATCGGTCTGCTGGCTTTCGAGGACCCCGCTCTTCAGGACAAAGTCAAAATTGGTATCCTTGCCGGATCCGTCCTCGCGGGTGTGGCCGGATCCATCCTCCTTGGTTTGTTCGGCCGGCGCAGTGCGCGGAGCGTGGCCACGCCCGCTTCTGAATAA
- a CDS encoding adenylate/guanylate cyclase domain-containing protein: MRWSKPLRLHLGVLVVASLLCTSMPIIWIAFSHGSDAAVHAGVQQMHQMSLRLIEGYRNTLEGGSEAAALASTLPQLVSPPPQDLQAKQEFFLEVLRNVPNATSIYAGYPDGSYLQVINTGQNYVRETLSAPNPTAFAIRTIARRQRVDVISTLRLLDNEARPIEERQIEDVSYDPRERPWYQAVVQDGVPVSIGPYVDRTLGAPTLTIAAPMRDDGQVVVGINVVLQTVSRLLDAREISPRARAYIIDGGDNIVAHSDPAIMTRVLGTWSRSAGALAATANRFETSLETVARLRRDPAYASGGLARVDLDGESYLVQITPVSVSGLFTGSEAAIVVPLNDLVAQANRLLVRNLFIAAAFVIAGVAASVMLSRVIGRSLRQLADDARKIGDLDVGEKGVSHSWITEINTLAKALAASRHAISQFALYVPREVVRRIVNPAAGTVVKAKRQDVTALFTDVRDFTTISEQHSPEDVVDILSGYFELLNTIAEHHGGTVVQYLGDSIFVLWNAPVQDSRHVENGCRCALAMKAAIDDLNKTNRMHGRPELFTRFGLHTGPAVVGSFGAISRQQYTAMGDTINVASRLEGLNKEFNTSILVSAAIHDVVADRFELRSLGMAQVKGRSEKVNIWELIGESRGYAVR, encoded by the coding sequence GTGCGCTGGTCTAAACCCTTAAGATTGCATCTTGGCGTCCTGGTCGTAGCATCGCTGCTTTGCACGTCGATGCCCATCATTTGGATCGCATTCAGCCACGGAAGCGATGCTGCGGTCCATGCGGGCGTGCAGCAGATGCACCAGATGAGCTTGCGGTTGATCGAGGGATACCGGAATACGCTGGAGGGAGGCAGTGAGGCGGCAGCGCTGGCATCGACTCTGCCGCAGCTCGTTTCCCCGCCGCCTCAAGATTTACAGGCAAAGCAAGAGTTCTTTCTGGAAGTTCTACGAAACGTCCCCAACGCGACCAGCATCTACGCGGGGTACCCGGACGGGTCGTACCTTCAGGTAATCAACACCGGGCAAAACTATGTTCGCGAGACCCTCTCCGCGCCGAACCCCACAGCTTTCGCGATCAGAACGATCGCACGGAGGCAAAGGGTGGACGTCATATCGACGCTCCGGCTTCTCGACAATGAAGCAAGACCGATAGAGGAACGGCAGATCGAGGATGTATCGTATGATCCGCGGGAACGCCCGTGGTATCAAGCCGTAGTTCAAGACGGTGTGCCGGTTTCCATCGGACCCTATGTCGATCGAACGCTCGGTGCTCCGACCCTCACAATAGCTGCACCGATGAGGGACGATGGTCAGGTGGTCGTTGGCATCAACGTTGTCCTGCAGACCGTCAGTCGCCTGCTGGACGCGCGGGAGATTTCGCCGCGTGCGCGAGCTTACATTATCGATGGTGGCGACAATATCGTGGCCCATTCTGACCCAGCCATAATGACCAGGGTCCTCGGAACATGGTCGAGAAGCGCTGGCGCCCTTGCCGCGACAGCAAACCGTTTCGAGACGAGCCTCGAAACTGTGGCCAGGCTGCGGCGGGATCCCGCCTATGCAAGCGGCGGCCTGGCACGGGTTGATCTCGATGGCGAAAGCTATCTCGTGCAGATCACCCCCGTCAGCGTGTCGGGTCTGTTCACTGGGAGCGAGGCCGCAATCGTCGTGCCGCTGAACGATCTTGTGGCACAGGCCAATCGGCTGCTGGTGCGCAATCTCTTCATTGCCGCCGCCTTCGTAATCGCGGGTGTCGCTGCATCGGTAATGCTTTCACGTGTGATCGGCCGCTCTCTTCGTCAACTTGCGGACGATGCCCGGAAGATCGGCGATCTGGACGTCGGCGAGAAAGGTGTGTCCCACTCCTGGATAACCGAGATAAACACGCTGGCGAAGGCGCTCGCGGCAAGCCGTCATGCTATCAGCCAATTTGCCCTCTATGTTCCGCGTGAAGTGGTTCGCCGGATCGTCAATCCTGCAGCAGGAACGGTCGTCAAGGCGAAGCGACAGGATGTGACCGCACTGTTCACGGATGTCCGCGATTTCACGACCATATCCGAGCAACATTCGCCCGAGGACGTGGTCGATATACTGTCCGGCTACTTCGAACTGTTGAATACCATCGCCGAGCATCATGGTGGGACAGTCGTCCAGTATCTCGGCGACTCCATTTTCGTATTGTGGAACGCCCCTGTTCAAGATTCTCGACATGTCGAAAACGGCTGTCGATGCGCGCTTGCGATGAAAGCGGCGATTGACGACTTGAACAAAACCAATCGTATGCATGGCCGTCCAGAACTGTTCACGCGGTTTGGGTTGCACACCGGCCCAGCGGTCGTGGGGAGTTTCGGGGCGATTTCGCGTCAGCAGTACACCGCGATGGGCGATACGATCAATGTCGCGTCACGGCTGGAAGGATTGAACAAGGAATTCAACACGTCGATCCTGGTGAGCGCGGCTATACACGATGTTGTTGCCGATCGCTTCGAACTTCGATCGCTCGGCATGGCCCAGGTAAAGGGGCGCTCCGAGAAGGTCAATATATGGGAACTTATTGGGGAAAGCCGCGGCTATGCGGTGCGCTGA
- a CDS encoding DUF4118 domain-containing protein, producing MSAHDPTSGSDGTLLKSSDPMEMLRLTSAPSLARYLATFVMTALATAVTIGLDREVTIPNLSLIYVLPVVTAAVVFGLGPSLFSAVLGALAYNYFLTEPRYTLIVNDPANIWAIGLLFVVGCIASAVASMARRTADDATFLKRQMRILQTLSHDIPAAEDTKAIASVAADALAALFGAPVIIMLMADAAVEFVDRSGAIQPTEIEMEAARSSLATGKLVAAGVYPFDASRFDFWPVTGPGTQHVVIGLAFEPEDRPPNPGNLVEIVAGLLWLALGRQQVRAQSQTKG from the coding sequence GTGAGTGCGCACGACCCGACATCAGGAAGCGATGGGACGCTTCTCAAAAGCTCCGATCCCATGGAAATGCTGCGACTGACGAGTGCTCCAAGTTTGGCTCGCTATCTGGCGACTTTTGTCATGACGGCGCTCGCAACAGCAGTGACGATTGGGCTTGACCGGGAAGTGACAATCCCAAACCTGTCGCTGATCTATGTCCTGCCTGTCGTCACCGCCGCTGTTGTTTTCGGATTGGGGCCCTCGCTCTTTTCGGCCGTGCTCGGCGCTCTCGCCTACAACTACTTTCTGACGGAGCCGCGCTATACTCTCATCGTCAATGATCCAGCCAACATATGGGCGATCGGATTGCTTTTCGTCGTTGGATGCATTGCGAGCGCCGTTGCATCGATGGCTCGACGAACAGCAGATGACGCAACATTCCTCAAGCGGCAGATGAGGATTCTGCAAACTCTTAGCCACGACATTCCTGCCGCGGAGGATACCAAGGCAATCGCTTCTGTCGCTGCCGATGCCTTGGCGGCCCTCTTCGGTGCGCCCGTCATCATCATGCTGATGGCTGACGCGGCCGTGGAGTTCGTCGACAGAAGCGGTGCCATCCAGCCAACCGAAATAGAGATGGAGGCGGCGCGTTCATCGCTGGCAACTGGCAAGTTGGTTGCGGCAGGTGTCTACCCGTTTGATGCCTCACGCTTTGATTTTTGGCCTGTTACGGGCCCGGGAACACAGCACGTGGTCATCGGCTTGGCATTTGAACCTGAAGACCGGCCCCCAAATCCTGGTAACTTGGTTGAGATTGTAGCAGGGCTTCTTTGGCTTGCTCTCGGTCGTCAACAGGTCCGTGCTCAAAGTCAGACAAAGGGTTGA
- a CDS encoding MarR family winged helix-turn-helix transcriptional regulator has protein sequence MTGGSLEPAVYEGLAGMRLAMRRFLSFSEAAVSEAGVTSQQYQTLLVIKTAPGSQIMVRELAEQMLVQHHGAVQLIDRLVAAGLVLRVPSDQDKRSVLVALTSDGEELIERLARIHLEGILANERLLVESLKKLRRLERLS, from the coding sequence TTGACCGGCGGTTCGCTCGAGCCCGCCGTTTACGAAGGCCTTGCTGGCATGAGGCTTGCCATGCGGCGCTTTCTCTCATTCAGCGAGGCAGCAGTTTCGGAGGCGGGCGTCACCTCCCAGCAATACCAGACGTTATTGGTGATCAAAACCGCCCCCGGAAGCCAGATCATGGTGCGCGAGCTCGCCGAGCAGATGCTCGTTCAACACCATGGTGCAGTTCAGCTCATTGACAGGCTAGTTGCGGCGGGCCTGGTGCTGCGCGTACCTTCGGACCAGGACAAACGCAGCGTGCTTGTCGCTCTTACATCTGACGGAGAAGAGTTGATTGAACGCCTTGCCAGGATCCATCTGGAAGGGATATTGGCAAATGAGCGGCTGCTTGTTGAATCTCTTAAAAAGCTCAGACGCTTGGAAAGATTGAGCTGA
- a CDS encoding response regulator encodes MKHRVLIVEDNPLIAIDLQETIHELGYPTSGIAHDFDSARRLAPHSDFALVDVNLSDGETGPRIGRYLSDEFGIAVVMVTGNPEAVHSGISGIVGVVSKPVTPIVIQMLLEFLQSRRNGKFGSPPSALRLFAPN; translated from the coding sequence ATGAAGCACCGCGTCCTCATTGTCGAGGATAACCCCCTGATCGCCATTGACCTTCAGGAGACCATCCACGAATTGGGGTATCCGACATCGGGGATTGCCCATGATTTCGACAGTGCAAGACGGTTGGCGCCGCACTCCGATTTTGCCTTGGTGGATGTAAATCTGAGCGATGGCGAAACCGGTCCCCGTATCGGCCGATATCTTTCCGATGAGTTCGGCATCGCCGTCGTTATGGTCACCGGCAACCCGGAAGCCGTGCACAGTGGCATTTCCGGCATTGTCGGCGTTGTTTCAAAACCCGTTACTCCGATCGTAATTCAGATGCTTCTGGAGTTTCTGCAGAGCCGGAGGAATGGAAAGTTCGGCTCGCCTCCATCTGCCCTACGATTGTTCGCACCAAACTAG
- a CDS encoding FAD-binding domain — protein sequence MKIAISGAGIAGSTLAYWLHRYGHEPVLIERAPEPRSGGYIIDFWGHGFDVATMMGIVPGLRECGYDVREVRFVGRDGSRRGGFTTDVIRRMLEKRFVSLRRSDLAAVIYAAIDGKVETIFGDSIATIDEDVSGVHVGFDRSPGRNFDVVVGADGLHSCVRNLQFGPEEQFELYLGYKAAAFEICGYRPREELTYVSYAEPGRQVSRFSMRDDTTLFLFVYRDPESGSVPITDAGRKAVLRDAFHSAGWECRKILEAMDTAKEIYFDRVSQIRMPNWIKGRTALLGDAAACVSLLAGEGSGLAMAEAYVLAGELARASDNPVAGLARYQLAMMPLLENKQKTAARFASYFVPKTHFRITLRNRLTSLIDLPLMANLLLGRQMRDDFRLPHYAFG from the coding sequence ATGAAAATTGCGATCAGCGGCGCCGGCATTGCCGGATCGACATTGGCCTATTGGCTCCACCGGTACGGTCACGAGCCGGTGCTGATAGAGCGTGCCCCGGAGCCCCGGTCAGGCGGATATATCATCGACTTCTGGGGGCATGGATTTGATGTCGCGACAATGATGGGAATTGTTCCTGGTCTGCGGGAATGCGGCTATGACGTCCGCGAGGTGCGGTTCGTCGGTCGTGACGGCAGCCGGCGGGGCGGTTTTACCACCGACGTGATACGGCGGATGTTGGAAAAGCGTTTCGTCAGTTTAAGGAGAAGCGACCTTGCGGCCGTAATTTATGCGGCGATCGACGGCAAGGTTGAAACGATCTTCGGCGATAGCATCGCCACGATCGACGAAGACGTTTCCGGTGTTCATGTCGGCTTTGATCGCAGCCCGGGACGCAACTTCGACGTAGTGGTTGGCGCTGATGGGCTGCATTCGTGTGTCCGTAACCTTCAGTTCGGACCGGAGGAGCAATTCGAGCTTTATTTGGGCTACAAGGCCGCAGCCTTCGAGATTTGCGGATATCGGCCACGTGAGGAACTGACTTATGTCAGCTACGCGGAGCCAGGGAGACAGGTTTCGCGATTTTCGATGCGGGACGATACGACACTCTTTCTGTTCGTATATCGCGATCCAGAATCGGGCAGCGTACCGATCACCGACGCGGGGAGAAAAGCAGTTCTGCGCGATGCTTTCCACAGCGCCGGCTGGGAGTGTCGAAAAATATTGGAGGCGATGGACACGGCGAAAGAAATCTACTTCGATCGTGTCAGTCAAATTCGAATGCCGAACTGGATTAAGGGCCGCACCGCCTTGCTCGGGGACGCCGCCGCTTGCGTGTCGCTGCTGGCCGGCGAAGGATCGGGACTGGCGATGGCCGAAGCCTATGTGCTTGCCGGCGAGCTTGCGCGTGCAAGCGATAATCCTGTGGCAGGTCTTGCTCGTTATCAGTTGGCTATGATGCCTCTTTTGGAGAACAAGCAGAAGACGGCAGCCCGGTTTGCCTCATATTTCGTGCCGAAGACCCATTTTAGAATTACACTTCGCAATCGGCTGACTTCACTGATCGATCTGCCGTTGATGGCCAATTTGCTGCTGGGACGCCAAATGCGTGATGATTTCAGGCTTCCGCATTATGCCTTCGGGTAA
- a CDS encoding DUF4396 domain-containing protein gives MAEAKTQSEEIPRSKMTPFAAMAAIQLFIFPAASGEKAGVNSWEFWFAAQIALICVFVTSFPINWYLISSGLKEKL, from the coding sequence ATGGCTGAAGCCAAGACGCAAAGCGAGGAGATACCGCGCAGCAAGATGACACCATTTGCTGCGATGGCGGCCATCCAACTTTTCATCTTCCCAGCAGCATCCGGCGAAAAGGCCGGCGTCAATAGTTGGGAGTTCTGGTTCGCGGCACAGATCGCTTTGATTTGTGTGTTCGTTACGAGCTTTCCCATCAACTGGTACCTGATATCTTCAGGACTCAAGGAAAAGTTGTAG
- the tnpA gene encoding IS66-like element accessory protein TnpA, which yields MADDGFVGRYEIVEPRRGNRRWPDDVKARIVAESLEPGVRVVDVARRHDVVPHQLSLWRRQVREGILALPFEAMSGLSESGDAAPAFVPLAVAAEPSEAVNVLAPPLPEAGWPVLTLEIGPDVVMRVPGDVPVERVAALVRAMRGTA from the coding sequence ATGGCAGATGATGGATTTGTTGGCCGCTACGAAATTGTCGAGCCGCGCCGCGGAAACCGGCGCTGGCCGGATGATGTGAAGGCGCGGATCGTGGCGGAAAGCCTTGAGCCTGGTGTTCGTGTTGTTGATGTCGCGCGCCGTCATGACGTTGTGCCGCACCAGCTTTCCTTGTGGCGCCGGCAAGTGCGCGAGGGCATTCTGGCCCTGCCTTTTGAGGCTATGTCGGGCCTGTCGGAGAGCGGCGATGCCGCGCCTGCATTTGTGCCTTTGGCGGTTGCGGCAGAGCCGAGCGAGGCGGTGAATGTTTTGGCGCCGCCGCTGCCGGAGGCGGGTTGGCCGGTCTTGACGTTGGAGATCGGCCCGGATGTTGTGATGCGGGTTCCCGGCGATGTGCCGGTTGAACGTGTGGCGGCTCTGGTACGAGCCATGCGAGGGACGGCATGA
- the tnpB gene encoding IS66 family insertion sequence element accessory protein TnpB (TnpB, as the term is used for proteins encoded by IS66 family insertion elements, is considered an accessory protein, since TnpC, encoded by a neighboring gene, is a DDE family transposase.): MIVAGQRLPILIATRPVDFRCGHQALALMVQTELKLDPHSGVTVIFRSKRGDRLKILVWDGTGMVLTYKILEHGNFAWPKVQDGTMRLSRGQYEALFEGLDWRRVMAQRVTAPSAAG; encoded by the coding sequence ATGATCGTCGCGGGCCAACGACTGCCGATCCTGATTGCAACGCGTCCGGTGGACTTCCGCTGTGGGCATCAGGCGCTGGCCTTGATGGTGCAGACCGAGTTGAAGCTCGACCCGCATTCCGGGGTGACGGTGATCTTCCGGTCGAAGCGCGGGGATCGCCTGAAGATCCTGGTGTGGGATGGCACCGGAATGGTGCTAACCTACAAAATTCTTGAACATGGAAACTTTGCCTGGCCCAAGGTTCAGGATGGGACGATGCGTCTTTCCAGGGGTCAATATGAGGCTTTGTTCGAAGGTCTTGACTGGCGACGGGTCATGGCACAGCGGGTGACCGCGCCGTCGGCGGCAGGGTAA
- the tnpC gene encoding IS66 family transposase encodes MSSRLDLSLFPDLPPEVIKAFAAMQFELSVERAARQHEQAVVAEKDAFIAELKELIEKLEGQVHDYRRTKFGPKSEKLDPAQMELALEDLETAIAETQARIAAVEKKIEASASDPEKAAPRKERKARALPEHLPRVEKVIEPDSIVCPCGCGNMVRIGEDRTERLDRIPARYEVIVTIRPKYACPKGRTGVVQARAPAHLLEGSWPTEALLAEIAVSKHSEHMPLNRQAEVMARHGVPIDRTVLADWLGRTGSEIAPVVDHMAERLLSESARLYVDETTAPVLDPGRGKTKTGYLWAVLRDDRGWNGSAPSGVVFHYRPGRKGEYAAEILDGFNGTIQVDAYGGYSHLATSDRMGGDPLKLAFCWAHGRRKLIKATPKSGSPIVDEALVRIAALYKIEDSIRGSDPKHRRAVRQDLSLPLVDEFFTWLAAQAKRISRKSDLGKALAYMLTRQDGFRLFLDDGHVDIDSNLVENAIRRPAMNRRNALFAGHDEGGRNWARFASLIGTCKMNGVEPYAYLCDLFTRLANGHLAKDIDALMPWAYAQRIRASQ; translated from the coding sequence ATGTCGTCGCGCCTTGATCTCAGCCTGTTTCCGGACCTTCCGCCAGAGGTTATCAAAGCCTTTGCGGCGATGCAGTTCGAGCTGTCGGTCGAGCGTGCTGCGCGTCAGCATGAGCAGGCTGTGGTGGCCGAAAAGGACGCCTTCATCGCCGAGCTGAAGGAACTGATCGAGAAGCTTGAGGGGCAGGTTCACGACTATCGGCGCACCAAGTTCGGGCCGAAATCGGAAAAGCTCGATCCGGCGCAGATGGAACTGGCGCTGGAAGACCTTGAAACGGCGATTGCCGAAACACAGGCGCGGATCGCCGCCGTCGAGAAAAAGATCGAAGCCAGCGCATCCGATCCGGAAAAGGCCGCTCCTCGCAAGGAGCGTAAGGCCCGTGCACTGCCCGAACACCTGCCGCGGGTCGAGAAGGTGATTGAGCCCGACAGTATTGTCTGCCCCTGTGGTTGCGGCAACATGGTCCGGATCGGCGAAGATCGGACGGAACGGCTCGACCGGATTCCGGCACGCTACGAGGTGATCGTCACGATCCGCCCGAAATACGCATGCCCCAAGGGTCGAACGGGCGTCGTCCAAGCCAGAGCGCCGGCGCATCTCTTGGAAGGGAGCTGGCCGACGGAAGCCCTTCTGGCTGAGATTGCCGTCTCCAAGCATTCCGAACATATGCCGCTCAACCGGCAGGCCGAAGTCATGGCGCGACACGGGGTGCCGATAGACCGCACGGTCCTGGCCGATTGGCTTGGGCGCACGGGCAGCGAAATCGCACCGGTGGTCGACCACATGGCCGAACGGCTGCTGTCGGAAAGCGCGCGGCTCTATGTCGACGAGACCACGGCTCCGGTGTTGGATCCGGGGCGCGGCAAGACGAAGACCGGTTATCTATGGGCCGTGTTGCGTGACGATCGCGGCTGGAATGGCTCCGCGCCGTCGGGCGTGGTGTTCCATTATCGACCTGGGCGTAAAGGCGAATATGCCGCTGAAATCCTCGACGGCTTCAACGGGACAATCCAGGTGGATGCCTACGGTGGTTACTCTCACCTCGCCACGTCGGACCGGATGGGTGGCGACCCCTTGAAGCTGGCTTTCTGTTGGGCGCACGGACGCAGGAAGCTGATCAAGGCCACGCCAAAGAGTGGATCGCCCATCGTCGACGAGGCGCTGGTGCGGATCGCCGCGCTCTACAAGATCGAAGACAGTATCCGGGGCTCAGATCCCAAACATCGCCGGGCAGTTCGACAGGACCTGTCCCTCCCGCTGGTGGACGAGTTCTTCACCTGGCTGGCAGCGCAAGCCAAGCGCATCTCACGCAAGTCTGACCTCGGAAAAGCCCTGGCTTATATGCTAACGCGGCAGGACGGCTTCCGGCTGTTCCTGGACGACGGCCACGTCGATATCGACTCCAACCTGGTGGAAAACGCGATCCGCCGACCCGCCATGAACCGCCGCAATGCGCTCTTTGCGGGGCACGATGAAGGGGGCCGCAATTGGGCCCGGTTTGCCAGCCTGATCGGCACTTGTAAAATGAACGGCGTTGAGCCCTACGCCTATCTGTGCGACCTCTTCACCCGCCTCGCAAACGGCCACCTCGCCAAAGACATCGACGCCCTGATGCCATGGGCTTATGCGCAACGGATCAGAGCCTCACAATGA
- a CDS encoding chloride channel protein has translation MSSRFRRPKLFRRSRVLWGSFNLWRPRLVFWTGALAIGVISVGFAKLADLAQRTFAGVTQSGEWTWLLPLVITPLGFVLSAYLAATVFPNSQGSGIPQAIAARHLHHDEDRTKLLSLRLAFGKIVLTILGLLSGASIGREGPTVQVGASFMLAVARFGGMAQAKGLILAGSAAGIAAAFNTPLAGIVFAIEEMSRTYEARANGLVLMAVILSGLAALGLSGSYNYFGTADAAPTMLRDWIVMLICGVGGGALGATFSGLALYAGIRIRRWAQPQPLKRMLILAGLCGLAVAVIGVVSAGQTFGTGYQQARGAVEGHALPQLFFVEKLLAGFLSMISGIPGGIFAPSLAVGAGFGSTVGTLIGGGVALSAILGMAGYFAGVVQAPMTAFVIILEMTGDHQAVIPIMAVSMIGYVTSRLLSREPLYHGLSRVFIAAAIRARRNVDKGSQI, from the coding sequence ATGTCATCGCGCTTCCGTAGACCGAAATTATTCCGCCGTTCCCGCGTCCTATGGGGGTCTTTCAATCTCTGGCGGCCGCGCCTGGTATTCTGGACTGGGGCTCTGGCGATCGGTGTGATCAGCGTCGGATTTGCCAAGCTTGCCGATCTGGCCCAGCGCACCTTTGCCGGCGTGACCCAATCGGGCGAGTGGACGTGGCTGCTGCCGCTCGTGATTACACCGCTCGGCTTCGTGCTTTCAGCTTATCTAGCAGCGACCGTGTTTCCCAATTCACAAGGGAGCGGCATTCCGCAGGCCATCGCCGCGCGACACCTGCATCACGATGAGGACCGCACGAAATTGCTGTCGCTGCGGTTAGCCTTTGGCAAGATCGTCCTGACCATATTGGGGCTCTTAAGCGGAGCCTCGATCGGCCGCGAAGGGCCGACGGTGCAGGTCGGTGCCTCCTTTATGTTGGCTGTTGCCCGCTTCGGCGGAATGGCGCAGGCAAAAGGGCTGATCCTTGCCGGATCGGCGGCAGGGATAGCCGCCGCCTTCAACACGCCGCTTGCCGGAATCGTTTTTGCCATCGAGGAGATGAGCCGCACCTACGAGGCTCGTGCCAATGGCCTCGTTCTGATGGCCGTCATCCTATCCGGTCTTGCCGCACTCGGCCTTTCCGGCAGCTACAACTATTTCGGCACCGCAGATGCCGCGCCGACCATGCTTCGAGATTGGATCGTCATGCTGATCTGCGGCGTTGGCGGCGGTGCACTCGGCGCCACTTTCAGCGGACTGGCGCTCTATGCGGGCATCCGCATCCGCCGTTGGGCGCAGCCGCAGCCGCTGAAGCGCATGTTGATCCTTGCCGGCCTCTGCGGCCTCGCCGTTGCCGTCATCGGCGTCGTGTCTGCCGGTCAGACATTTGGCACCGGCTATCAGCAGGCCCGTGGCGCGGTGGAAGGACATGCCCTGCCGCAACTGTTCTTTGTCGAGAAGCTGTTGGCGGGCTTCCTCTCGATGATCTCGGGCATTCCCGGCGGCATTTTCGCCCCGTCACTTGCCGTCGGCGCCGGCTTCGGCAGCACGGTCGGCACGCTGATCGGCGGGGGCGTGGCGCTTTCGGCAATCCTCGGCATGGCAGGTTATTTCGCCGGCGTAGTGCAGGCACCAATGACCGCCTTCGTCATCATTCTGGAAATGACCGGCGACCATCAGGCCGTCATCCCGATCATGGCGGTGTCGATGATCGGCTATGTGACCTCGAGGCTGCTCTCGCGCGAACCGCTTTATCACGGCCTGTCGCGGGTGTTCATTGCAGCAGCGATCCGTGCCCGACGCAATGTCGACAAAGGCTCCCAAATATGA